The following nucleotide sequence is from bacterium.
TGTTGTTATTAAAAAATTAATCCAAGATAGCTTGGATATCGTCTTCACGCATGATGAGATATTCTTCGCCGTCTAATTTGATTTCGGTGCCGGAATATTTGGAGAAGAGAACTTTGTCTCCTACCTTTACATCCAGCGGAACTTTTTTGCCGTCGTCTAAAATTTTGCCATTGCCAACAGCTAATACTTCACCTTCTTGCGGTTTTTCTTTAGCAGAATCGGGAATAATGATACCGCCTTTGGTTTTTTGTTCTTCGGAAAGTCTTTTAACAATAAGACGATCGTGAAGAGGACGAATTTTTAATTTTGCCATATATGCTCCTCGTAAAAATTTATTTATATATTAATAAGATACTTCAAAAGCTGCGCGAATATAGGCTATTGGCCCTGTATGTCAAGGGGGAGAGGTGCTTTTTTTGAATAAAAAGTGAAAGATTGTAACATGGGCCCCATTTTACATCTAATTAACTGAAATTATTAAGGTTATAATTTGGAATAGGCATCTAAAATCATGGTTTCGGTGGTTTCCCAGTTTACACATTTATCGGTTACCGACACACCATATTTTAAATCTTTCAAATTTTCGGGGATGGGCTGGTTGCCTTCATTTAAATGGCTTTCAATCATAAAACCACAAATAGCTTTTTGGCCGGCTGCAATTTGCCTAATTCCTTCTTTTAAAACATCGGGCTGCAGTTTGTGGTCTTTGTTAGAATTTTCGTGCGAGCAATCCACCACAATTTTGGGCAAAAGTTTTTCTTTGGCTAAACCTGCCAGGCAGGCTGCAATGCTTTCTTCATTATAATTAGGTTTACCACCACCGCCACGCAATACAATGTGACACAATTTATTGCCCTTGGTGGAAAATTTGGAAATTTTTCCTTCGGAGTTAATACCTAAAAAATGATGGGACGAGAGAGCCGATTTCATGGCATTTAATGCTACGGTAATGCCGCCATCGGTTCCATTTTTAAAGCCAACAGGCATCGATAAACCACTCGCCATTTCGCGATGCGTTTGTGATTCTGTGGTACGGGCACCAATAGCCGACCACGTGATGAGTTCCGCTAAATATTGAGGGGTAACGGGATCAAGCGCTTCGGTTCCCGATGGAAGGCCTAATTCGGCAATTTTAAGCAAAAGTTCACGGGCAATTTTTATTCCTTTTTCAATATGAAACGAATCGTCCATGTGAGGGTCGTTAATAAGACCCTTCCAGCCCACCGTGGTGCGTGGTTTTTCAAAATACACGCGCATGATGATAAAAATTTTATCTTTTACTTTATCACTTAAGCTTTTAAGACGGCCGGCATACTCAAGGGCGGCTTTGGTATCGTGAATAGAGCAGGGACCCGTCACAATAAAAATACGTTTGTCTTTGCCTAACAGAATGTCTTCTAGTGTTTTGCGTGCTGCCAATACATTAGACAAAACGGTTTCGCTGGCCGGCAGCAGTTTTTTAACTTCATCGGGCGAGGCCAGTTCTTCGGAGCCGGCAATATTGGTATTAATAAGTTGGCTTAAATTCGTCATAGTTTTTACATTTTATGTTTGGCCATTTCTTCTTCGGCATATTTGCGGTGCAGCACGTCCCATTCGGGGGTTCCTTCTATCACGCCGCGTTTGAGGCTGGCTATTTTAGCGCGTACAGCTTCGTCAATTTTTTCTTCTAACTGCATCATCCCCAAAAAAGTACTTTTAATCACGCGCAGCGCTTCGTCTTCGTCGGTGTAATCCACCACTTCATCCAAATACAAGCGATCGTGGATTTTGTGGCAAATATTAGAAATGCGGTCTTCGGTGAGTTTCATTTTCTTGTTTCCCTTTTACATGACGAACTTATACTTTTTTACCAATTCTTTTTTAATCATCATCAGCATTTTACGTTCATCAAATTCATCGCCTTTAATTTGGCTTCTGTATTTATCCAAAGTGTCTCTCGCTTCGTCGTCAATTTTACGTTCTAACAACATGTCTTTGGTAATCACCTCATTAATTTTTTCCTCCACCTTTTTTTCGGATACCCGCATGGTGATGAGGTTTTTATCTTTTAGGTTTCGTAAAATGAGGTGACTGATTTTTTCAATCTGTTCTTTTTTAAGGCGCATAGACCTTAATTTTCACAAAATAAGC
It contains:
- a CDS encoding DUF507 family protein, which translates into the protein MKLTEDRISNICHKIHDRLYLDEVVDYTDEDEALRVIKSTFLGMMQLEEKIDEAVRAKIASLKRGVIEGTPEWDVLHRKYAEEEMAKHKM
- the groES gene encoding co-chaperone GroES; translated protein: MAKLKIRPLHDRLIVKRLSEEQKTKGGIIIPDSAKEKPQEGEVLAVGNGKILDDGKKVPLDVKVGDKVLFSKYSGTEIKLDGEEYLIMREDDIQAILD
- a CDS encoding DUF507 family protein, whose translation is MRLKKEQIEKISHLILRNLKDKNLITMRVSEKKVEEKINEVITKDMLLERKIDDEARDTLDKYRSQIKGDEFDERKMLMMIKKELVKKYKFVM
- a CDS encoding 3-deoxy-7-phosphoheptulonate synthase: MTNLSQLINTNIAGSEELASPDEVKKLLPASETVLSNVLAARKTLEDILLGKDKRIFIVTGPCSIHDTKAALEYAGRLKSLSDKVKDKIFIIMRVYFEKPRTTVGWKGLINDPHMDDSFHIEKGIKIARELLLKIAELGLPSGTEALDPVTPQYLAELITWSAIGARTTESQTHREMASGLSMPVGFKNGTDGGITVALNAMKSALSSHHFLGINSEGKISKFSTKGNKLCHIVLRGGGGKPNYNEESIAACLAGLAKEKLLPKIVVDCSHENSNKDHKLQPDVLKEGIRQIAAGQKAICGFMIESHLNEGNQPIPENLKDLKYGVSVTDKCVNWETTETMILDAYSKL